From Haloarcula hispanica ATCC 33960, the proteins below share one genomic window:
- the gcvH gene encoding glycine cleavage system protein GcvH, with protein sequence MSFDVPDDLRYLESHEWVRVSGDTAEVGITAFAQDELGDVVFVELPEAGAELTAGEDFGVVESIKAVSDVYAPVSGTVTAVNDRLRDEPELLNEDPFGDGWMLEVEIADESDDLLSPDAYRDQIE encoded by the coding sequence ATGAGCTTCGACGTTCCCGACGACCTGCGATATCTGGAGTCACACGAATGGGTACGCGTCTCCGGCGACACCGCCGAGGTCGGCATCACGGCGTTCGCACAGGACGAACTCGGCGACGTGGTGTTCGTCGAACTGCCCGAGGCAGGGGCGGAGCTGACCGCGGGCGAGGACTTCGGCGTAGTGGAGTCTATCAAGGCCGTGTCCGACGTGTACGCCCCCGTCTCCGGCACCGTCACAGCAGTCAACGACCGGCTCCGCGACGAGCCGGAACTGCTGAACGAGGACCCGTTCGGTGACGGGTGGATGCTTGAGGTCGAGATAGCCGACGAGAGCGACGACCTGCTTTCACCCGACGCGTACCGCGACCAGATCGAGTAA